The DNA window CCCTCACCTCGTAGGTGAAGACTGAGCCGCCTGGGCACACGTGGGCGGCTATCCATATTGTGAGGAAGCCGCTGCCGGCCCCGGCCTCAAGCACTCTCATGCCCGGCGTGAGGCCGGCGAGGGAGGTCATGTAACCAGCGTCCTTCGGGTAGACCACCTGGCTCCTTCTGGGGTAGACGTGCATCATCATGTCGTAGAGGGTCGGCCTTAGCACGTAGGCCGCTCCCCTCTCAAGCTCAAGCCTTGAGCCCCAGGCAGCGCCCACGAGCTGGGAACCCCTGACAGCCCCGGCGAAGGTTGAGTACGAGGCCTTCCCCCTGGCCCTGAAGACGTAGGTCTTCCTCCTCTCCCTGCCCTCAACGAGCAGTAGCACCCAGTCGCCCTCGCCCACAGCGGACAAGCCGCATCCTTCAGCTCAGGGGACCGCCAGCTTATAGGGAGCTCGCTGACGCGTGCAGGTGACGCCTAAGAAAAAGGAAAGAAAAGGGGTTTAGGAGGAGCGCTCACTCCTCGGGCAACTTTATAACTACGGGCTCCTCCTCGAGCTTCTTCAGGTCAACGCCCGGCAGCAGGGTCGCCTCAGGCGGCAGCTGTATCCTCTCACCCTTCTCAGGCGGCGGCCCCACGACCTTGCTTACTCTCCTCTTGTAAAGGCCCAACCTATACCTGAACAGCTTGCTCCTTAGCGCCTGTATCGCCCCAGCTGGGTCGACGGCCTTCGGGCAGACGGCGCTGCAGGAGGCGGCGAAGTGACACCTGTGGCAGCCGTGCTCCGTGTCAACTATCAGGAACCTCTCGCCCCAGCCCTCGTCCCTTACGTCATTTACGAACCTGAGGGCGTACATGAGCGCCTGAGGCCCAAGGAACTGGGGGTCAGCCGCCACAACTGGGCAGGCGGCGTAGCAGAGGCCGCAGTAGATGCAGTTAGTGTACTGATATGTCTGAAGGTACTCGTCCGGGTACATGTCGTACTGTCCCTTGGGGCTCTCCTGCTCCTCCTTGTCCTTCCTTATGAGGTACGGCTTGACGCTCCTGTGCTTGTTGAAGAAGTCCATGAAGTCAGTCATCAGGTCCCTTATCACTGGGAAGTTGTAAAGCGGCTCAACCGTCATAACTGGGTTGGCCTCGCTGACCACCTCTGTCAGCTGCGTCTGGCACGCAAGCCTCGGGGTCCCATTGATTGTCATGCCGCAGCTGCCGCATATGCCCTGCCTGCAGCTGTACCTCAGCACCAGCGTGTGGTCCTGCTCCTCCTTTATCTTGAGCAGCGCGTCGAGAACAGTCATGCCCCTATGGGCTTCTATCTTGTACTCCTGCCACCACATCCTCTTGGCCTCAGGGTCGTACCTCCTTACCCTCACGATGACCTGTTTGGGTGGAACCCTCCTCGCGGCCTCTACGTCCATCGCCATGTGCTATCACCTCATGGGAGAGGCGGAAGCTTGACCACCGTGACGGTGGCTATGGCGGCGAACACTAAGAAGACTATCCAGAACAGCACGTTGATGGTCGTCTCGTAGAGCTTTCCCTGGTGAAGCTCAAGCAGCATCCCCTTTACCCCGTTGAGGCCGTGGAACAGGGCCACGTAGGCCAGCAGAAGCAGGGCCCAGCCGTAGGAGACGTAGTCATGGTAGACCCAGGAGGAAGTGAGCGTCTGGTCCATGGTGGACGCGCCCCATATCCATGGGACCCTCTGGAGCAGGTGGAAGCCGAGCAGCCCAATCATGAGTATAGCAGTTATGTACTGCCAGAGCTGAATACTTGAGGCCCTACCAGCCATCCCCCATCACCTCACGAGAATATTATCACCCCAGCTATGAGCCACAGTACTATCCAGACGACAAAAACTGCGTAAAGCCACTGGCGCTGGGCCGCCCTGAATGTACCAGGCACATAAGGCGGCCTCGGGTCGCCAGGCCTCCCAACCCCTACCCCGAAGAACTCAGCCAGGAGCAGCCTGACCCCGTTGGGGGCGTGGAAGAGCACGGCGCCGGCCACTATGAACTCGCCTATCCTGAACGCCAGGCCCGACTCTATCGCCATTATGTGGTTCCACAGCGCCCAGCCCGAGAGCCCGCTATACGGGAAGTACTGGGACCAGACGGGCGAGTCAGTCTCAATTATGTGGGCCAGCAGGAAGGCCAGTATTATGAAGCCCGTCACCCTGTGGAGCACGAAGGCGACCCTCTCGGGGTTGTCCCTGGTCCTGACCGTCCAGGGGTTTAGGCTTGACCTCCAGAAGCCAGGCCTGTTAGGTAGCTCCTCCGGGTCCCTCCTGCCCTCTGCCAAGGTCATCACCTCAGTACTTCCTCTCCACAGGCTTCCAGGTAGTGAGCGTCACGGGCTGGTATGTAAACGAGACGCCGAGGTTCGTACTTACGTCCTTTACCGCAATTGTGTGCTTGAGCCAGTTCACATCGTCCCTCTTGGGGTAGTCGGTCCTGTAGTGGGCGCCCCTGCTCTCGGTCCTGTTGAGGGCTGCCGCCGCGACGATCACGGCGTCCTGGAGCATGTTGTACGTCTCCAGGGCGGCCACCAGGTCCGTGTTGTAAATGGTGTCCTTGTCCTCGATGTAAACCGACGTCAGGAAGGAGTCCCTGAGCTTGAGGAGCTCTGAGAGGCCCTCGCTCATGTTGGTGTTGTCCCTGAAGACGTAGAAGTCCTTCATCATTATGTCGTGCATCTGTTTCTTCACCTGGTACGAGGGGGTGCCGCTCTCCCTCTTCAGGAGCCCCCAGACGAAGTCCTCCTCCTTCTTGGCCACATCAGGCTCCGGGCTTGAGGGCTCGCCTGCCTTGAGGGCGTACTCGCCGGCCAGCATCCCAGTTATCCTTCCGCTCACGAGGCACTCCGCCGTGGCGTTCCCCCCGAGCCTGTTGGCCCCGTGCACCGAGGCCGCGGCCGCCTCGCCTGCGGCGAAGAGGCCCTTGACCCACTTGCCGTCTGGCGTCATAACGCGATAGTATATGTCCGTTGCTATGCCCCCCATGTGGTAGTGCGCTGCCGGGAACACGGGCAGAGGCTCCTCGACGGGGTCTATGCCGACGTACCTTATCCCTATCTCCCTAATGTTCGGCAGCTTCTCGTTGATCTTCTCCTCGCCCAGGTGGGTCATGTCAAGCTGGACGTACGGCATGCCCGAGGCCTCATCTATGAACGCCCTGCCCTGCAGGTACTCCGTGTATATCGCCCTGGAGACCACATCCCTTGGGGCCAGGTCGAGGAACTTCGGCGCGTACCTCGTCATGAACCTCTCCCCGTTCTTGTTCTTAAGTATGGCGCCCTCCCCCCTGGCGCCCTCGGTTATCAGGATGCCGTTGGGCACCAGGCCGGTTGGGTGGAACTGGACCATCTCCGGGTCCTTTATCGCGAGGCCGGCCCTGTAGGCCGCTGCCATCCCGTCGCCTGTCACCGTGTGGGCGTAGGTCGTGAACGGGTAGAGCCTGCCCAGGCCTCCCATTGCTATTATGGCTGCCTTGCTCCTGAACATGTACAGCTTGCCGTCCTTGAGGTTTATGGCGAAGAGGCCCTTGTAGGCGTTGTTCTCAATTATGAAGTCCGTGACGAACCACTCGTCATACCTCTCCCAGCCGTCGTACTGGAGCAGCTTGTTGTAAAGGGTCCTCATAGCTGCGTGCCCGAGCCTGTCGGCAGCCATGGTAGTTCTTGGGAAGCTGTGGCCCCCGAAGGGCCTCTGCATTATCCTTCCGTCAGGCCTGCGGCTCCACGGCATGCCCCAGTGGTCCAGAAGCAGTATCTCCTCAGGCATGATCTTAACGAAGTTCCAGACCACGTCCTGGTCAGCAAGGAAGTCAGACCCCTTTATCGTGTCCCAGGCGTGCAGGGTGAAGCTGTCGCCCTCCTGAGGGTAGAGGGCCGCCGCCGTGCCGCCCTCGGCGGCCACGCTGTGGCTCCTCATGAGCTGTACTTTGCTTACCATGCCCACGTTGAGCTTGTCGCCGTACCTCCTCTTTATCTCAACGGCGGCCCTAAGACCCGCTATGCCCGACCCTACGATTACGATGTCATGATAAATGGTCTCCACGGGCATTCAGGGCTTCGCCTCTTGTTAACTTACACAGGGGAGAAGGCACAGGAGGTTTAAAAGCAAGAAGTAATTGTTTACACATATACATCTTAAGGTAACAGCTAATGACTACTTGGCCCTCAACTTCAAGCTCTCAACGTAGGACGAGTGGTCCAGGAACTTGGACTTGTCGAGAATCCCCTTGACCTCTATCACCGCTATCCAGCCGCCGTCATATGGCTCCTTGTTTATAAGCTCAGGCCTGTCCAGGAGCTGCTCGTTGACATCCTTAACGGTGCCCGTGACGGGCGAGTAGACCTCCGCCGTCGCCTTAACGGACTCCAGGACAGCGAGGTCCATGCCCTCCTTGACCTCCTGGCCCACCTTGGGCAGGTCAACGCCGACTATGTCCTTGAGCTGCCTCTGGGCGTAGTCAGTTATCCCGACCCTTATGGAGCTGCCCTCTACCTTAATCCACTCGTCGCTCTGCGTGTAGAGCAGGGAGTCGTCAACTAGGAAGGTCACCTTCCCGAGGCTCATCATGTACCTTGCCAAGCCAGACGCCCCGAGCTTTGCCTGAGGTGGATAATTTATATATGTTCAAAGGGCCGCTCTCATCATCTATCAGCACATCGCAGCAGGGTTACACGAAGGTCTTGGCAGGGTCGGCCGACCAAGCTTAATGTTAACATCTTGAGCCTCGAAAACATTATTAATGCTTTAAACCTTGGGCCGCTGAGCCTCCTTCGGCGTAGGGCTGTGGAGTCCATAGACGAGGCGATGAGGCTCGGAGCCTCCTTCGCTGACCTAAGGTACTTCAGGGCTAGAACCATGGCGGTCAGCAGCACGGAGTCCAGGGAGGTCGTAAACAACTACGGCGTGAGCGAGGGCCATGCCCTGAGGGTCCTCGTCAACGGCTCCTGGGGCTACTACACCACCTCTGAGAGCTCGGTAGGCGCAGGGGCGGCGCGCGAGGCCTTCAAGTCGGCCTCCGGCCAGGGGAACGTCAGGGTCTACGAGCTCAGACCGCTGAGGGACAGGGTTGAGGTCAAGGTGAGGAGACCCCTGGCCGAGGACCCCGCTGAAGTGATGAGGGAGCTCAGGAGGATAAGGGAGCAGGTGAGGGCCCAGGAGCCCAGGGTTAAGTCAATAACCGTCAACTACTCCCAGGTGGAGTACGACAAGGGCTACTGGAGCAGCGACGGCAGGGACCTGGAGCTAAGGTACTCGATATCGAGGGTTTCGCTTACGGCGGTCGCCAGGGAGGGCGACGTCGTGGCCTCAGCCTACGCCTCAAAGTCCACCTACCTCGGCTACGCCCTTGAGGTGTTTGATGTAAATGAGCTCATAGACCTGCTGCTGAGGAGGCTGAGGTCCCAGCTCAAGGGGGTGACGGTGAGGCCGGGCCAGTACCAGGTGGTGCTGAGCCCTGACGTCTCTGGCGTCTTCGCCCACGAGGCCCTGGGCCACCTGGCGGAGGCGGACATAGCGGTTGACGGCATACTCGGGAAGCTGAGGGGCAGGAGGGTGGCGGCTGACTTCGTCAACGTCTCTGACTCGCCCCAGCTTGACGACCCGATGGCCATAGGCATAACCCCGTACGACGACGAGGGCGTGAGGGGAAGGGAGGTCAAGATAATAGAGGGAGGCGTCATGAGGGAGCTCATGAACGACAGGTCCTACGCCGCCTCCCTGGGCGAGGAGCCCACGGGCAACGGGAGGGCGGAGGACTTCAGGAGCAGCGTCGTGGTGAGGATGAGGAACACCTACTTCAAGCCCGGCGACATGAGTCTCGAGGAGCTGCTGGAGGGCGTGAAGGACGGCTTCCTGATGGAGTCTGTGATGGGAGGACAGACGAGCAATGACGGCACGTTCCAGTTCGGCATACAGGAGGGCTACCGCGTTGTTAACGGGGAGGTGAGGGAGCCCATAAGGGGCGCCGGCATAGCGGGCTACACCATAGAGACCATAGGCAACATAGACGGGGTCAGCAGGGACTTCAAGGTGTGGCCCGGTGTGTGCGGCAAGGCAGGGCAGAGTGTCTTCGTGGGCACTGGCGGGCCCTACGTCAGGGTCTCTAAGATGAAGGTGGGATGAGATGGAGGCTATCTCAAGGCTCCTGGGCGAGGCCTCAGCCTCAGGGGCGCAGGCAGAGGTGATCTACGTCAGGTCGCGCTCAGTGGAGCTCTCCTGGGAGAAGATGAAGCAGTACGGCATGACTTACGTCGAGGAGGGCTGCGGCCTCAGGGTCGTCAAAGATGGCAGGGTTGGCTTCGCTTACTCTAACAGGTGCAGCGGGGACCTAGTCAAGATGGCCCTCTCGGCCGCCAAGGCCTCGGAGCCGGACAGCGCCAACTCCCTGCCCGCCCCCGAGCCCGTGCAGCCCATCGAGGGCTCCTACGACAGCTCCCTCGAGGAGCCCTGGGAGGCCCTGAGGGGCTTCATGGAGGCGGTGCTCTCCTACAGGGGAGGGCACCTTAACATAATCTCTGCAAGGGCATGGGGAGGCACCGCCCTGGTCAGCGTGGCGAGCACGGAGGGCGTCGACGTCAGCTCCAGCGCCTCCTTCGTCGGCGCCGCGGCCACGGGCAACTACATGGGGGAGAGCTACGTCGGGCCTGAGATATACGAGTACGGCGACTCAAGGGCGGCCAGGGGCGTCAAAGTTGACGACTTCATGAGGGAGCTCTCGAGGAAGGCGGAGCTGACAGGCAAGAGGGAGCAGCTGAAGAGGACTGACAGGCCGGTGGCGCTCACCCCTAAGGCCATCAACGAGCTCCTCTTCCCCCTGCTAAACCACGCCGTAAGCCTTGAGAGCGTCTACAGGTCAAGGTCCCCGCTCAAGCCAGGGGACTTCGTGGGCAACAGGGTCACAGTAATTGATAACCCGAGGCTGCCGGAGGGCGCCTGGTCCAGGCCCTTCGACGGCGAGGGCCTGCCGACTAGGGAGGTCGCAGTGATTGACGCAGGCACCTTCAGGACGCCGCTCTCAAACACCTTCTGGGCCAACAAGGCTGGCGGGGTCAACACCCACTCCTCCTGGAGGACCTTCATGACGCTCCCAGCAATATCAGCTACCTACCTAGTGATTGACGCTCAGGGCGCCGGCGACCTGGGGGACGCGGTCTTTGTTGATCAGGTCCAGGGGGTTCACACGAGCAACTTCGACACAGGCGAGTTCGCTGTAAACGCGGCGATAGCCTGGGACGGCGACGGGGGGCTGAGGGAGTTCGTGCTCTCAGGCGACCTAAAGCAGCTTCTTGGGGGTCTAGTGGGCCTGGCCCCAGACAGGAGGAGGTACGGGAGGGTGGTCAGCGGCACGGCCCTAGTGCAGGGCCTCCGCATCTCCTCATGAGCGTCTCAGCTTTTATTTCCCGGCGGACATCAGCAGGCACGAGCAGCCTTGGGCGCCTCAAGGGCCTTCGCAATAGTAGTGCTCGTAATATTCCTGGTCGCCATCTTCTCAGCGCTAGCCTACGTCGTACCGCTGCCCCGCAGGGGCCAGCTAACTACGTCAACGCGTGCAGCCTCAAGCACCAGGACGGCCAGGGTAACCAGAACTACATCAACGACAGCCACTGAGACCACAACTAGCCCGCCTGCCCCGCAGGGCAGCGCCCTCGCCATAGTTGAGGTGATCCCAAGGAACACGAGCGGGGTCCTTAACGTCACCGCCCTGGTTTTCTATGACGGCTTCAACTCAACCAACCTCACCTACGCCGCGCTTAGGTGGCCCAACGGCACGGTGGCCTGCAGCAGGGAGCTGAACATAACCGTGAAGTACTACTCTGACACCAGGGTATGGGTGAGCTGCGAGGGCGTGCCCTTCAGGCCGGGTGAACAGATCTACATAACAGTGATGGGTTCAGCTAACGAGACCGCGTCCTACGAGATTACCGTTCCCTGAGGTGTAGCACTTGCTCTCCATAAAGGCCTACGAGGCCCTCGCTTTGCTGGCCTTCTCTGCTGCACTGCTGATCTCAAGGAGGCTGAGGCACGACGTAGTGGGCGTCATAACTGCCCTGGCCCTTGTGGCCCTCGGGCTGGTTAGTCCATTACAGGCGCTCTCTAACCTGTCCTCAGTGGCCGTGGTGGTCCTCGCCTCAGCCATGATAATAGCTGGCGTCGTGGCCGACTCAGGAGTCCTTGACGTCCTGGGCGACAGAATAGCCTCGAGGGTCACGAGCGGCCTCCTGGTAATAGTAATCGTACTGTTGATATCACTGTTCAGCTCCGGCTTCGTGAGCGACGTGGCCCTGACGTTCATGTTCATGCCCCTGATATACAGCGTGGCGTCACGTGTGAGGAGGCCCGCCTCTAGGTACCTGATGCTGCTCTCATATGCAGCCATACTCGGCGGGAGGTACACTATAATTGGCACCTCGTCAAACATAGTGCTTGAGGGCCTCTGGACCCAGAGGTTTGGGAGGCCCCTTGGCATATTCTCGACGCTCCCGGTTGGCCTCGCTGCCGCCCTGGCCGGCCTTGGGGTTGCCATAGCCTTAGTGCCCCTCCTGGTCAGGGGGAGCGCCAAGGGGACTGCAAGCCTTGAGATGGTTGGGAAGCATGAGATACTGATAGAGGCTGACGTTGAGGAGGGGAGCGAAGTGGTCGGCCTAAACATAAGGCAGGCTGAGGAGAAGCTGGGGGCCAGGATAAGGCTGCTGAGGGGGGCGCTGTCGATATACTCGAGACGCACAATAAGGGCAGGGGACAAGCTCATACTTTCAGTTGAGAGGGACAGGCTGCCGGTCATAATGAGCGTCAAGGGCCTCAGGACAGGGCTTGGCCAGGGCCCCTTCTACGAGCTCCTGGTCACGGGGAGCTCCGCAGTTGTTGGAAACACTATATATGAGGTTAACATGAGGCTCAGGGACGTTAAGGTTGTTGGCGTTGCCACCAGGAACAGCCTCGGGAGCATAAGGAGCTACGCCCTGGCCCCGGGCGACATAGTCCTTGTAGAGGGCGATGAGAAGGCCGTGGCGCAGGCGGCCGACGCCTACAGGCTCACGCCGCTGACCACGACGCCCGTCAAGTCGCTTAACGTCAGGGCCGCGGCCTCAGGCCTCCTGGGACTCTCCGTGGCCCTAGCTGCCTCAGCTGCCGGACTCAACATGGCGCTGAGCTTCCTTGCCGGGGCGCTGCTTGCAGTCATCCCGCAGCCAGGGTCGCTGAGGAAGGTCTACTCCTACGTGGACTGGTCGGCAATAGTCTTCATCGGCACCTACCTCTCGATGGGGGAGGCGCTGATAAGCTCAGGGCTTGGGAGCGCCATGAGCTTCATGGCCTCCTCCCCGCTCCTGCTCATGCTGGCCGGCGTTGTCCTTGCAAACCTGGTGGGCAACGTGGCGTCGGCGATAATACTTGGACCCCTGGCCATCAGCTCGCCCCACCCCCTCACAGCAGTGATTGCCCTCTCCATGGCCGTGTCATCAACTTTCATAACGCCGTTCTCCCACCCGGCCAACCTGGTTGTCTACTCAGCTGGGGGCTACACCCCCAGTGACTTCGCCAAGGCCGGCGTGCCCGTGGCTCTGACAGTAATTGTGGTCACGGCCCTGATGCTTCACCTGTTCTAGGTGCTCAGGCAGCTCGTGCTGCGGTCATCGCGGCCCCGCGCTCTCCAGAGGTGCATCCTCCTCATCGCAGTTTTAGCATTCTTTGGGCGGCCTAATAAGCTTCAGCTCACCTCAGGCCCCCTGAGGTACCAGGCTATCGACGCCGTTGCCCCCACGGCCCAGAGGACCACGTTATATATCATGTACTGGAGCTGTGTGAAGTTCGCCAGGTAGAACACTGAGGCGGCGTAGAGCGCGTAAGGCACTACCCTGACTATTGCTATTGCCGTGCCCCTGTAGCCGACAGGGAATGCGAGGGGCTCGAGTATGACCCTCGCCGCCCACGCCATCTCCCCGAAGACCCCGTTGACCAGGAGGAGGTAGGTGAAGAGCATGAAGCTGTGAGCGACGTAGCCGAGGACCGCGGCTGCGACAGCCATGGAGGCCAGGCCGCCAACGTAGCTCACAGCCGTCAGCGCCCTGCTCCCGGCCGGCCTTAGGACTGCCAGAGCGAGCGGGCCCCCCACGAGCTCGCCGACGTTGTAAATCACCAGCAACAGGCCTGTGCTCCTGGGGAAGAGGTAGGGGCCTATGGTGAGGGCAAGGAAGGCGTAGGTGAGCGCAGTGGCTATGACGAGGGAGGTGAGCACGGCGACCCTGAAGGCCAGCCCAGGCCCCTCGCCCGGCCCCGCCACCCTGCCCCTGGCCTCCTCTGGCAGGGACTCCCACTCAGGCGACTCGGGCAGCAGGAACCTGGTGACCAGGAGCACAGCAATGGCAGCCCCGAGGGTTACGGCGAGCGAGTATATGGCGGCGCTGACAGGTATTGCGTTGCTCTGGTAGAGCATCATTATGAGGCCGTCTATGAGGACCCCAAGGTTGGATATGTCAGTTATAAGTATCAGCGCCGCCGTCCTTTGGCCCCTCCCGAAGACCTCGGCGAGGTAGGCCAGCACAGCCGGCATTTCGCCGCCGAGGCCGACCTGAGCCACGGCGAGGCTCGCTATGAGGGCCGCCAGGGGCCATCTGTACTCAAGGGCCAGGAGGGCCGCGAGGGAGCCAAGGCCGTAGAGGGCGAGGGTCACTATGAATGAGGGCTTCCTGCCAATGACGTCAGCTAGCCTGCCCACAGTCAAGTTGCCTATCAGCGTGCCCACCGGTATCATGAGGAACATGAGCGTGTCGGCCCACTGCGGCGCCGAGGACCATATTGCCACCACGGGAACCATGCCGAGGACCAGGCCGTAGGCAACCATGGAGACGCTCATGGAGGCAGCTATCAGGGCCCTGCCGGCCTTCAAGGGGGTGCGCCTGGAGGGCCTGGGCGCCTGAGGGAAAAGAGGCCTGCTGAACGTTCAGTACTGTGAGGTCCTAGGCCATGAAGTGACAGACATGGGCCTCCTCAGCCTCCTCGCTATTAGGTAGGCGGCGATGGACGCCACCAGCGAGGCCAGGAAGACGTACATGTAGGTTATGTACGCCACTGAGAAGTAGAAGGTTATACCGAGCAGGGCTATGCCAACCGCTATCACGGCCTTGCCAACAGGGCCGATGACCTTCACTGCTGAGGCTGCCACAAGCGCTAGGCTGAACACGTAGAACAGCGTGTCGGCGGCATATGCTATCTCCATAGCATTATAGGTGAGGGCGACGCCCCTGTAGCCCATGGCGGCCGCTATAGCGTATGACATTATTGTTGAGAGCACCGCGAGGGCGCTGCTTGTAAAGAGCGCGACGTCGGGCGACCTAAACTTCAAGTGGACGGAGCTGAGTGGGCGGGGCATGAGGCCGTCCCTCGACATGCCGTATAGCATCCTGGCAGTGGCGTTGAGCGTCGCCAGGTAGCAGCTGAGGACGCTTATGAGTACGCTGATAGCAAAGACTACCTCCCCCGGGTAGCCCAGGTACGCCCTTATGAGCGCGTATACAGGGTTAAGGCCCGCCCCTTCGGCCGCGCTGATGAAGCTGCTTATGCTTCCCTGGCTCACGCCTATGTCCACCAGGACGGAGTACATGACTATGACGTAGAGGAGCCCCATGAGGAGGGTTGCCGAGAGCGTCGCCCAGGGCACGGACCTCCTCGGGTCCCTGGCCTCCTCTGATATCATGGTGCTGACCTCAAAGCCCATGAAGTACGTTATCCCGAATACGAGCCCAGCGCTTATGGCCTTCAGCACGGCCGGGAGGCTAGACTGGAAGGTCGCCTGGGGCGTGAAGGGGTAGAGGCTGAGGCTCGACAGGTGGGTCGCTACGCTGAGGGCTGAGAAGGCCAATAGCACGGCGACCTCGATTGAGGTCAGGGCCACCTCCGTCCTCACGCTCGGCCTTATGCCAAGGTAGGCTATAGCAAGGTCTAGGACGATTGGGGCAGAGACCAGTATAAGGGGGCTCACCTTGACGCCCGTAATCGCATATATGCTCTCGTAGCCCAGGTAGCCGAAGGCTATAGCCACTGAGCCTACGCCAAGCACGCTGTAAAATATAGTGTAGACGAAGCCGTTGACGAAGCCCGCGCCCTCGCCGAAGCCCTCCTTGACGTAGTCGTAAAAGCTGGCGGCGTTCACATATCTTTTGGACAGGACGTATATGGCGTACACCACGGGCAGCACGCCGAGGAGTGTTATAAGCATGGCAAGCGGTGCGGCCCCCAGGCTGCTGCCTATTATGAAGGCGGCCCCGCCCGCAACGCTGTAGGCCGGAGCCTGGCCCGCGAGGGAGTTGTAGAAGGCCTCCAGAGGGCTCACGGCCGAGCTCCTAAGAGAGCGTTGCTTCAGCTCAACAGCAACGTCCGTCGCCTCGCCCCTCAAGGCGCTCACAGACCTAGCCTGACCTAAGGAGGAAAAGGGCTCTGCTGAACGTTCAGTATCTGAAGCCCTCTAGGGCAGCCCTTGAGGCTTCCTCGGGGCTCACGTTAAGGCCCAGGTCCCTGAGGGCCGAGCCCAGGGCCAGGAAGGCCCTGGCCAGCCTCTCAGCCGAGGCCTGGACCCCCATGTGGCCCACCCTTATCAGCTTGCCCTGGAGGGGCCCCCAGCTGCCGGCTATCATTGTGTTATACTTCCTCCATGCCAGCTCCCTCACCCTCGCCTCGTCAACCCCCCTGGGCAGCTCCATGGCCGTCACCGTCGGGGAGCTGTGCTCCACAATGTCAGGGTAGTGGGCGAGGCCTAGGGCTTCAACGGCCCTCCAGGCCGCTGACCTGGCGGCCAGGTGCCTCCTGTAGGCGCTCTCAAGGCCCTCGGCCAGCACTACGTCTATAGCCCTTGAGACGGCGTAGAGCAGGGGCTCGCTGACAGTGTAAGGGAACAGACCTTTCTCGTCAAGCCATGACTCCCACTGGAGGAGGCTCATGTAGTAGCCCTGGTAGTTTACCTTCCTGGCCCTCTCCATGGCCGCCTCGCTGACGCTCATCAGCGTGACCCCGGCTGGGGCGTTGAGGGCCTTCTGGCTGCCCCCTATGGCTATGTCAACCCCCCAGCTGTCAACGCTGAGCGGCACGGCGCCCACTGTGGAGACCACGTCGGCTATCACGAGGAGGCCGTAGGACTTGGCGACCTTGGCCACGCCGGAGAGGTCATTCAGCATGGCCGATGGGGTGTCGCAGTGCACCACAGTTACAGCGACGGCGTCCCTGTTGGCCTCTATGACCCTCTCCAGCTGGCCCAGGTCAACTGCCCTCCTCCAGTCAGCGCCGAGCTTAACTGGGACGCCGCCGTAGGCCCTGACCAGGTCGGCGAAGGAGTCGCCGTAGACCCCGTTGTCAACAACTATCACCTTGTCACCCCTGCTGATCAAGTTAGCTATGGCAGCCTCGAGGCCAAGCATGGCCTCCCCTATCATCAGGTAAACCCTCGACTTGGTGGCCCCGAAGAGCCTGGCGGCCCTCGACCTCAGGTCGCTGTAGAAGCTGAGGAAGTCAGGGTCTAGGTCTGAGTTCGTCTCAGGCCTGAGCATGGCACTCATGACGTCGTACGGCACCTCTGTGGGCCCGGGGGTCATTATAAGCCTGTCCGGGAAGCTCAAGGCAGGTCAAGGGCCTTAAGGGCTTGCGGGGAAAAACGCTTTGCTGAGCGTTCTCTACCTAAATGCTGGCCTGCGGCTATTAGCTTGGACGCGAGGGCCCCAGGGGCGCCTCTAAACGCCTAGAGGGCCCCATCGAGCCTCTACGAGTGAAGGCCTTAGCGGTAAGCTTTTGAGTCCTGGCTTCGATTTAAACGAGGGGCTGGGGCTCAGGGCTCAGCCTGGACTGGATTCATCATGATCAGTTGCCACGCGGTACATCATTGCCCCAGCCCCTTGTAATTGTCTGTATAGAGTACTCTTACAGGACCCCAGGCCGGGAGCTACCTCCTTGACTG is part of the Acidilobus sp. 7A genome and encodes:
- a CDS encoding APC family permease, producing the protein MRGEATDVAVELKQRSLRSSAVSPLEAFYNSLAGQAPAYSVAGGAAFIIGSSLGAAPLAMLITLLGVLPVVYAIYVLSKRYVNAASFYDYVKEGFGEGAGFVNGFVYTIFYSVLGVGSVAIAFGYLGYESIYAITGVKVSPLILVSAPIVLDLAIAYLGIRPSVRTEVALTSIEVAVLLAFSALSVATHLSSLSLYPFTPQATFQSSLPAVLKAISAGLVFGITYFMGFEVSTMISEEARDPRRSVPWATLSATLLMGLLYVIVMYSVLVDIGVSQGSISSFISAAEGAGLNPVYALIRAYLGYPGEVVFAISVLISVLSCYLATLNATARMLYGMSRDGLMPRPLSSVHLKFRSPDVALFTSSALAVLSTIMSYAIAAAMGYRGVALTYNAMEIAYAADTLFYVFSLALVAASAVKVIGPVGKAVIAVGIALLGITFYFSVAYITYMYVFLASLVASIAAYLIARRLRRPMSVTSWPRTSQY
- a CDS encoding alanine--glyoxylate aminotransferase family protein, with product MSFPDRLIMTPGPTEVPYDVMSAMLRPETNSDLDPDFLSFYSDLRSRAARLFGATKSRVYLMIGEAMLGLEAAIANLISRGDKVIVVDNGVYGDSFADLVRAYGGVPVKLGADWRRAVDLGQLERVIEANRDAVAVTVVHCDTPSAMLNDLSGVAKVAKSYGLLVIADVVSTVGAVPLSVDSWGVDIAIGGSQKALNAPAGVTLMSVSEAAMERARKVNYQGYYMSLLQWESWLDEKGLFPYTVSEPLLYAVSRAIDVVLAEGLESAYRRHLAARSAAWRAVEALGLAHYPDIVEHSSPTVTAMELPRGVDEARVRELAWRKYNTMIAGSWGPLQGKLIRVGHMGVQASAERLARAFLALGSALRDLGLNVSPEEASRAALEGFRY